A single Saccopteryx bilineata isolate mSacBil1 chromosome 9, mSacBil1_pri_phased_curated, whole genome shotgun sequence DNA region contains:
- the LRRC18 gene encoding leucine-rich repeat-containing protein 18 — MAKSGKGPKGKKITFNIAKNCVKITFDGRKRLDLSKMGITTFPKCILRLSDIDELDLSRNLIKKIPDSISKFQNLRWLDLHSNYIDKLPESIGQMTSLLYLNVSNNRLTTSGLPVELNQLKNIRTVNLGLNHLDSVPTTLGALKELHEIGLHDNLLSSVPTSIARLPKLKKLNTKRNPFPKEMDTDTFMDTIKRLDNLFLVEAKDLCGPCLKKCQQAREKLNKIKNVALTTPKRAIVSNLISPNSTAKASQEEWK; from the coding sequence ATGGCCAAGAGTGGGAAAGGCCCCAAGGGCAAGAAGATTACCTTCAATATAGCCAAGAACTGTGTCAAAATTACATTTGATGGGAGGAAACGCCTCGACTTGAGCAAGATGGGAATTACTACCTTCCCCAAGTGCATCTTGAGACTCAGTGACATTGATGAACTCGATCTTAGCCGGAATTTGATCAAGAAGATCCCCGACTCCATCTCCAAGTTCCAGAACCTTCGGTGGCTGGATCTGCACAGCAACTACATTGACAAGCTCCCGGAGTCCATCGGTCAGATGACGTCCTTGCTCTACCTCAACGTCAGCAACAACAGGCTGACCACCAGCGGGCTGCCCGTGGAGCTCAACCAGCTCAAGAACATCCGCACGGTCAACCTCGGCTTGAACCACCTGGACAGCGTGCCCACCACGCTGGGCGCCCTGAAGGAGCTCCACGAGATAGGGCTGCACGACAACCTGCTCAGCTCCGTCCCCACCAGCATCGCCCGGCTGCCCAAGCTGAAGAAGCTGAACACAAAGCGAAACCCCTTTCCCAAGGAGATGGACACTGACACGTTCATGGACACCATCAAGAGGCTGGACAACTTATTTCTGGTGGAAGCAAAGGATCTGTGTGGACCTTGCCTGAAAAAATGCCAACAGGCCCGGGAAAAGCTGAATAAAATCAAGAATGTGGCCTTGACAACACCAAAAAGGGCCATTGTTAGCAATTTGATCTCACCCAACTCCACGGCCAAGGCGTCCCAGGAAGAGTGGAAGTGA